The following are encoded together in the Arcticibacterium luteifluviistationis genome:
- a CDS encoding alpha/beta fold hydrolase, giving the protein MKKIFKGLGLVILVLLAIGAIVFFFFPKVLVEQTNASYARAANLETKSIVVNGYTVHYYENEASDKPALVLLHGMGDDKSSFLQTAKFLSEDYHLILPDLAGHGENERKQGLDYSINGQATFLKSFLEKMGVMHFNLIGNSMGGHTAAAYAVKYPNDINKLILLNAAGIKLDEHVVYGGFGKKIENKEELNAVLKRVFYKVPELPGPIANYMIEQINSSKDFVDGTLIPAIKNGTYFNLKDDVQRINALTLILWGKHDGVVNFNVAEYYRDSIPNAHLEVIEKASHSPQLEVPETVAKEVLNFLTSNK; this is encoded by the coding sequence ATGAAAAAAATATTTAAGGGTTTAGGGCTTGTTATCTTAGTATTACTAGCCATTGGAGCCATCGTGTTTTTCTTCTTTCCAAAGGTTCTAGTAGAGCAAACAAATGCAAGCTATGCTAGAGCTGCCAACCTGGAAACGAAAAGTATAGTAGTAAACGGCTATACCGTACACTATTACGAAAATGAAGCAAGTGACAAACCAGCCTTAGTCTTACTCCATGGAATGGGAGACGACAAAAGTAGCTTCTTACAAACCGCAAAATTCTTGTCAGAAGATTATCATTTAATCTTACCAGACTTAGCAGGACATGGAGAAAATGAGCGGAAACAAGGGCTTGATTATTCTATAAATGGACAGGCTACTTTCTTAAAGTCATTTTTAGAAAAGATGGGCGTGATGCATTTTAATCTTATTGGTAACTCTATGGGTGGACATACGGCTGCCGCCTATGCGGTGAAATATCCAAACGATATAAATAAGTTGATTTTATTAAATGCAGCAGGCATAAAACTGGACGAACATGTTGTTTATGGAGGTTTTGGTAAGAAAATCGAGAATAAGGAAGAACTGAATGCTGTACTTAAAAGAGTTTTCTATAAGGTTCCTGAGCTACCTGGTCCTATCGCAAATTACATGATAGAACAGATAAACAGCAGTAAGGATTTTGTGGACGGCACTTTAATTCCTGCCATTAAGAATGGGACGTATTTTAACTTAAAAGATGATGTTCAGCGAATAAATGCTCTAACATTAATCCTGTGGGGAAAGCATGACGGTGTAGTGAATTTTAATGTGGCAGAATACTATCGAGATAGCATACCAAATGCTCACTTAGAAGTCATTGAAAAAGCATCTCACTCTCCGCAACTTGAAGTTCCTGAGACGGTGGCAAAAGAGGTACTAAACTTCTTGACATCAAATAAATAA
- a CDS encoding FAD-dependent oxidoreductase has translation MKKRIIIIGGLSAGPSAAAKARREDENAEIILFEKTANISYATCGIPYALSGQIKDREKLMVVKPDLLRTRFNVDLRLNEAVTYIDTEKQEVHTPKGSYAYDKLVCATGGSPLIPPIKNLDTCDLWSTCKTIEDFDKIIKDEVLSNKESIAIIGAGLIGLEAAENLKMAGKTVHIIELGENVLPILSDTYATLIKNTLLQNDIHLHLNTTATELNLNDSELILSNGKKLKTDYLIIGIGVRPNTALLPSADKLKNGALIVNEKMETSIPNVYAAGDCAAIKNLITNETGFFPMGTHSNKGGRAAGAQASSKNDVTFNGAYGTAIVKLFDITVARTGMVPTKAMVANFPYKTSTVIVGNTPGFYPNPSDVVLTVYYEPKTQVIVGAEAFGKKGIDKRIDVLATAIYAKLTLRDLQNLDLAYAPPFSPAKDPVIVAGYAAENEITGGFKTVSAMDLMTNYNKENDLLIDVRNPDEIKNSGSIPNALNIPLDSLRTRITEIPKGKKIYIYCAKGTRGYLASKILVNNGYEKVHNLMGGFTLWNALDLASEQA, from the coding sequence ATGAAAAAACGAATTATAATAATAGGTGGCCTTTCGGCTGGCCCATCTGCAGCAGCTAAAGCTAGAAGAGAAGACGAAAATGCTGAGATTATACTTTTTGAAAAAACAGCGAATATAAGTTACGCTACCTGTGGCATTCCCTATGCCCTTTCTGGTCAAATTAAGGACAGAGAAAAGTTGATGGTGGTAAAGCCAGATTTACTAAGAACGAGGTTCAATGTGGATTTAAGACTAAATGAAGCCGTTACCTATATAGATACTGAAAAGCAGGAAGTTCACACGCCAAAAGGTAGTTACGCCTATGATAAACTAGTTTGTGCTACTGGAGGTTCTCCGCTAATTCCGCCTATTAAAAACCTAGATACCTGTGATTTATGGTCTACCTGTAAAACCATTGAAGACTTTGATAAAATCATCAAAGATGAAGTACTTTCTAATAAAGAATCTATTGCTATTATTGGAGCAGGTTTGATTGGCCTTGAGGCCGCAGAAAACCTAAAAATGGCTGGTAAAACAGTTCATATTATCGAATTAGGAGAAAACGTGTTGCCTATTTTAAGTGACACTTATGCTACATTAATAAAGAACACACTACTTCAAAACGACATACATTTACACCTTAACACTACTGCTACAGAGCTAAACCTTAATGATTCTGAACTTATACTGAGTAATGGTAAGAAACTCAAGACTGATTATTTGATTATTGGAATTGGCGTAAGGCCAAATACCGCTCTCTTACCATCTGCTGATAAGCTTAAAAACGGAGCTTTAATAGTCAATGAAAAGATGGAAACGTCTATACCGAATGTATATGCAGCGGGAGACTGTGCAGCTATCAAAAATCTAATTACAAACGAGACTGGCTTTTTCCCGATGGGAACACATTCCAATAAAGGAGGAAGAGCTGCAGGAGCACAGGCAAGTAGCAAAAATGACGTCACTTTTAATGGTGCCTATGGAACTGCCATTGTCAAACTTTTTGACATAACAGTAGCCAGAACAGGAATGGTACCTACAAAAGCTATGGTCGCTAATTTTCCTTACAAAACCTCCACCGTCATAGTAGGCAACACTCCTGGCTTTTACCCAAACCCTTCTGACGTAGTGCTTACGGTATATTACGAGCCTAAAACGCAGGTAATAGTAGGTGCTGAGGCCTTTGGTAAAAAAGGTATTGATAAAAGAATAGACGTATTGGCCACCGCTATATATGCTAAACTGACATTGAGAGATTTGCAAAATTTAGATTTGGCGTATGCTCCACCGTTTTCACCGGCTAAAGACCCTGTGATAGTAGCAGGTTATGCTGCCGAAAATGAAATTACTGGTGGCTTCAAGACCGTTTCTGCTATGGATTTAATGACAAATTATAATAAGGAAAATGACCTACTAATAGATGTAAGAAATCCCGATGAGATTAAGAATTCAGGCAGTATTCCAAATGCTTTAAATATCCCCTTGGATTCATTAAGAACTAGAATTACTGAAATACCTAAGGGTAAAAAGATTTATATATACTGTGCCAAAGGGACTAGAGGCTATTTGGCTTCCAAAATCTTGGTAAATAATGGCTATGAAAAAGTACACAATTTAATGGGCGGTTTTACGCTTTGGAATGCACTTGACTTAGCGTCTGAACAGGCTTAA
- a CDS encoding mechanosensitive ion channel family protein encodes MEIIENISQWMDAHLVSSNIAKYLIWALFILLAIAFLRQFLRKQLPDSSIRYKSQKAVEIFGYIILAIVTISFFTGSIKDFGLAVGFLTAGITITLQELILSIAGSFYIFFVGVYKPGDRIEINNIKGDVIDIDSIYTTMMEIGEWVSSDNYTGRIVKLSNAFVFKGPVYNYSKDFPFVWDEFNLPIRYNSDIELAKTIVVQIASETLSEYVSQSISEWSQVVNKYYIENAEVDPTLAITMTDNWIQFNLRYIVDYKKRRYTKHLLNELIGKAIQKTEGKVQLASATFEIVRVPNINVKKD; translated from the coding sequence ATGGAAATAATTGAAAATATAAGTCAATGGATGGATGCTCATCTGGTTTCTTCCAACATAGCTAAATACCTAATCTGGGCTTTATTCATATTATTAGCCATTGCTTTTTTAAGACAGTTTTTAAGAAAACAACTCCCTGATTCTTCCATCAGGTACAAATCTCAAAAAGCCGTTGAAATTTTCGGCTACATCATTCTAGCCATAGTTACCATATCGTTCTTTACCGGAAGTATTAAAGATTTTGGTTTAGCTGTTGGGTTTCTTACCGCAGGAATTACAATAACCTTACAAGAGTTAATTTTAAGTATTGCGGGTTCTTTCTATATCTTCTTTGTTGGTGTTTATAAACCTGGAGACCGTATTGAAATTAATAACATCAAAGGTGACGTCATAGACATTGACAGTATTTACACTACCATGATGGAAATAGGTGAATGGGTCTCTAGCGATAATTATACAGGAAGAATAGTAAAGCTAAGTAATGCATTCGTTTTCAAAGGCCCCGTTTATAACTATTCAAAGGATTTCCCTTTTGTTTGGGACGAATTCAACCTTCCTATAAGATATAACTCTGATATAGAACTAGCAAAGACCATTGTAGTTCAAATAGCCTCCGAAACTCTCTCCGAATACGTCTCTCAATCCATTTCTGAATGGAGTCAAGTGGTCAATAAGTATTACATTGAAAATGCGGAAGTAGACCCTACTCTAGCCATTACCATGACAGACAACTGGATACAGTTCAATCTTCGTTACATAGTCGATTATAAAAAAAGAAGGTACACAAAGCACCTCTTAAATGAATTGATTGGCAAGGCCATTCAAAAAACAGAAGGGAAAGTGCAATTAGCCTCTGCCACTTTTGAGATTGTTCGAGTTCCTAATATCAATGTAAAAAAGGACTAG
- a CDS encoding DUF1304 domain-containing protein has protein sequence MEIIAKVLIGIVALEHVYILWMEMFAWETKGKETFKGAMPPDMFKPTKGMAANQGLYNGFLAAGLIWSLFIQDAEWSKNVAIFFLGCVAVAGVFGALTASKKIFFVQACPALIALAFVIFGM, from the coding sequence ATGGAAATAATTGCAAAAGTATTAATCGGAATAGTGGCTTTGGAGCATGTTTACATCCTTTGGATGGAGATGTTTGCTTGGGAAACTAAAGGTAAGGAAACATTTAAAGGGGCTATGCCGCCAGACATGTTTAAACCTACCAAAGGTATGGCGGCTAATCAAGGTCTTTATAATGGCTTTTTAGCAGCAGGTCTTATTTGGTCCTTATTTATTCAAGACGCAGAATGGTCAAAAAATGTGGCTATTTTCTTTTTAGGCTGTGTGGCCGTTGCAGGTGTTTTTGGAGCATTAACAGCAAGTAAAAAGATATTTTTTGTTCAGGCTTGTCCAGCTTTAATTGCTTTAGCTTTTGTCATTTTTGGTATGTAA
- a CDS encoding DUF3592 domain-containing protein: protein MEKPAEMASPAFIFGVGVVLICVGLGFGYYKFEKSSTASHLKENGVSVKSVITDFSQGGKSPDNSYHYTLEYQWEGKTFEYEASFKFREYKLGEEVEILVNPEEPEEAIINSHSDMDKGSYTWALILIGLGVFIFKLGFKRIAQLKME, encoded by the coding sequence ATGGAAAAACCTGCAGAAATGGCTTCGCCAGCATTTATTTTTGGAGTAGGTGTTGTCCTAATATGTGTGGGACTCGGTTTTGGCTATTATAAATTTGAGAAAAGCAGTACTGCCTCCCATTTGAAAGAAAACGGTGTCTCTGTCAAAAGTGTAATTACTGACTTTTCTCAGGGCGGTAAAAGTCCGGACAATTCATATCATTATACCTTAGAATATCAGTGGGAAGGGAAAACCTTTGAATATGAGGCATCTTTTAAGTTTAGAGAATATAAGTTGGGTGAGGAGGTAGAAATTCTGGTTAATCCGGAGGAACCTGAAGAAGCTATCATTAATAGCCATTCGGATATGGATAAAGGGAGTTATACATGGGCTTTAATTCTGATTGGATTGGGTGTTTTTATTTTCAAGCTAGGTTTTAAGAGAATAGCTCAATTGAAAATGGAATAA
- a CDS encoding DEAD/DEAH box helicase, translating to MHHKKIIVEVESFKQLGVGESYIKALADLKIKKPSEIQQKAIPYLLQNKGDLIGQAPTGTGKTIAFGLPLLHSVSENKKGIQGLVLAPTRELCQQIAKQLFKLTKYGPKIFTEAIYGGEKIEIQIANLKRPTQIVVATPGRLLDLIDRGAIDLSEVKTLILDEADEMLSMGFKDELERVMDTIHRSSAKWLFSATIPLALQSLITRFMNPGLHRISVSKNVEINTKIEHQFFICEQSQKFDYVYEFLKSQGSAKGIVFCRTRADTEVVARKLMGKHISADALHGDLGQRDRDKVMRAFIKGRIKVLVATDISARGVDVEDVAFVIHYQLPEQIESYTHRSGRTARAGKRGISICFVDKYELKIINQIEKTLKVNFIKI from the coding sequence TTGCATCACAAAAAAATCATAGTAGAAGTGGAGAGTTTTAAGCAATTAGGGGTAGGGGAGTCATATATAAAGGCTTTGGCCGATTTGAAAATTAAAAAGCCTTCTGAAATTCAGCAGAAAGCAATTCCCTATTTATTACAAAACAAAGGAGACTTAATAGGTCAGGCTCCTACTGGAACGGGAAAAACCATTGCCTTCGGTTTGCCACTTTTACATTCAGTATCAGAGAATAAAAAAGGAATACAAGGTTTGGTTTTAGCTCCTACAAGAGAGCTTTGTCAGCAGATAGCCAAGCAATTGTTCAAATTGACGAAGTATGGTCCTAAAATATTTACAGAGGCTATTTACGGTGGAGAGAAAATAGAGATACAAATAGCCAATCTTAAGCGTCCAACACAGATAGTGGTTGCCACACCGGGTAGATTGCTAGATTTGATAGATAGAGGTGCCATAGACTTAAGTGAAGTAAAAACACTTATTCTAGATGAAGCGGATGAAATGCTAAGCATGGGCTTCAAAGACGAGTTAGAAAGAGTAATGGACACTATTCATAGAAGTAGTGCTAAATGGCTATTTTCAGCTACTATTCCATTGGCTTTACAAAGTCTGATTACAAGGTTTATGAATCCAGGTTTACACCGAATTTCGGTTAGTAAAAATGTGGAGATCAATACTAAAATTGAACACCAGTTTTTTATCTGTGAACAAAGCCAAAAATTTGACTACGTATATGAGTTTTTGAAATCTCAAGGATCTGCCAAAGGCATTGTGTTTTGCAGAACCAGAGCAGATACGGAAGTGGTAGCACGTAAGCTTATGGGAAAACACATTTCGGCAGATGCACTTCATGGAGACCTAGGTCAACGTGATAGAGATAAAGTAATGAGAGCCTTTATCAAAGGCAGAATCAAAGTCTTGGTAGCAACTGATATTTCTGCCCGTGGTGTTGATGTAGAAGACGTGGCCTTTGTGATTCATTATCAATTACCAGAACAAATAGAATCTTATACCCACCGAAGCGGAAGAACCGCCAGAGCAGGAAAGAGAGGGATATCTATCTGTTTTGTAGATAAATACGAACTGAAAATCATCAACCAAATAGAGAAAACCTTGAAAGTTAATTTTATTAAGATTTAA